A region of Kribbella sp. NBC_01245 DNA encodes the following proteins:
- a CDS encoding PEP/pyruvate-binding domain-containing protein — protein sequence MIIPLRDAVANTSGGKAGTLGALLRAGLPVPDGFVIPFDAYPAAARGLDVGADRLSVGSDRLSGEADRPGVGADRLGIGADRPGVGADMLDAARREIAMRPLPAGLLDSLARALGGLGDVPVAVRSSANSEDTVHASGAGQHESVLAVRGVADVASAVRTCWGSLHSSRAIAYRNDPGTDQLRDDPVMMAVLVQRLVDAEVSGVMFTSAGPEGTSEIEASWGLGPSVVEGMVTPDAYRVAADGSITRTISDKRTRLDRDGHGHGDRDPDGDGDSGSSGSGSGDGSRGSSSAQFASGLVTRDVPAVDRDRPTLDAATVARLVSLGQEAAALLGGSQDIEWAIAGERIWLLQARPITATPPPAPADAPVASPTLLAGTPASQGIATGTARIVRGPADFPRVRPGDILVCPYTDPAWTPLLRIAAGVVTDTGGVLSHAAIVARELRIPAVVGLPDATATIHDSALITIDGTTGTVTTPDT from the coding sequence ATGATCATTCCGCTCAGGGACGCGGTCGCGAACACCAGCGGCGGCAAGGCAGGCACGCTCGGTGCGCTGTTACGCGCAGGACTGCCGGTGCCCGACGGATTCGTCATCCCATTCGACGCCTATCCCGCGGCCGCTCGCGGTCTCGACGTCGGGGCCGACAGGCTCAGCGTCGGATCCGACAGGCTCAGCGGCGAGGCCGACAGGCCCGGCGTTGGGGCCGACAGGCTCGGCATTGGAGCCGACAGGCCCGGCGTTGGAGCCGACATGCTCGACGCGGCCAGGCGGGAGATCGCGATGCGCCCGCTCCCGGCAGGGCTCCTCGACTCGCTCGCACGCGCGCTGGGCGGACTCGGCGACGTGCCGGTCGCGGTGCGGTCGTCAGCGAACAGTGAGGACACCGTTCACGCGTCGGGCGCCGGTCAGCACGAAAGTGTGCTCGCGGTGCGCGGCGTCGCGGACGTCGCGAGCGCGGTGCGGACCTGCTGGGGATCGCTCCACTCGTCGCGCGCGATCGCCTACCGGAACGATCCTGGCACGGATCAGTTGCGCGATGATCCGGTGATGATGGCCGTCCTCGTCCAGCGCCTCGTGGACGCCGAGGTCTCCGGGGTGATGTTCACCTCCGCCGGCCCGGAAGGCACCAGCGAGATCGAGGCGTCGTGGGGCCTCGGCCCCAGCGTCGTCGAGGGCATGGTCACCCCCGACGCCTACCGTGTCGCCGCGGACGGGTCGATCACCCGCACCATCTCGGACAAGCGGACCCGCCTCGACCGCGACGGCCACGGCCACGGCGACCGCGACCCCGACGGCGACGGCGACAGCGGCAGCAGCGGCAGCGGCAGCGGCGACGGCAGCCGCGGCAGCAGCAGCGCACAGTTCGCCAGCGGGCTCGTCACTCGCGACGTACCCGCTGTCGATCGCGACCGGCCGACGCTCGACGCTGCTACCGTCGCGCGGCTCGTCTCGCTCGGACAGGAGGCGGCTGCTCTGCTTGGCGGGTCGCAGGACATCGAGTGGGCGATCGCCGGCGAGCGCATCTGGCTTCTACAGGCACGGCCGATCACCGCCACGCCCCCACCGGCACCGGCCGACGCTCCGGTCGCATCGCCCACATTGCTGGCCGGGACACCCGCCAGCCAAGGGATCGCGACCGGAACCGCACGGATCGTCAGAGGCCCGGCCGACTTCCCTCGTGTCCGTCCGGGCGACATCCTCGTCTGTCCCTATACCGACCCGGCCTGGACGCCCTTGCTCCGCATCGCCGCAGGCGTGGTCACCGACACCGGAGGCGTGCTCTCACACGCCGCGATCGTCGCGCGCGAACTTCGCATCCCCGCCGTCGTTGGCCTCCCGGACGCCACGGCAACGATCCACGACAGCGCCCTCATCACGATCGACGGCACCACCGGCACCGTCACAACACCAGACACCTGA
- a CDS encoding histidine phosphatase family protein, whose translation MAIRHLYIARHGDADPFGELTDTGRQQATLLGERLARLPIDAVWHSPLPRAAASAHELARHLPPHTAVAEAAELIDHVPHVPTPAETPPSWIPFFDGYDTDEAETGHKIAESLIARFATIPDAAAPDRDTHEVLITHAYPIAWLVRHALDAPPARWLGLDSANTGLTMIEYRPGLPPGIVMFNDLSHLPADLRWTGFRSARP comes from the coding sequence ATGGCAATCCGACACCTCTACATCGCACGCCACGGCGACGCCGACCCGTTCGGCGAGCTCACCGACACCGGACGGCAACAAGCCACCCTGCTGGGCGAACGCCTCGCGCGCCTCCCGATCGACGCCGTCTGGCACTCCCCGCTACCGCGCGCCGCAGCCAGCGCGCACGAACTCGCCCGGCACCTGCCGCCGCACACCGCCGTGGCCGAAGCCGCCGAGCTCATCGACCACGTCCCCCACGTCCCCACCCCCGCCGAGACACCTCCATCGTGGATACCGTTCTTCGACGGCTACGACACCGACGAAGCCGAGACCGGCCACAAGATCGCCGAGAGCCTGATCGCCCGATTCGCGACCATCCCCGACGCTGCCGCGCCAGACCGCGACACCCACGAAGTCCTGATCACTCACGCCTACCCGATCGCCTGGCTCGTACGCCACGCCCTCGACGCCCCGCCAGCCCGATGGCTCGGCCTCGACAGCGCCAACACCGGCCTCACCATGATCGAATACCGACCCGGCCTGCCGCCCGGAATCGTCATGTTCAACGACCTGAGCCACCTGCCCGCAGACCTGCGCTGGACCGGATTCCGCTCCGCCCGCCCATGA
- a CDS encoding DUF3662 and FHA domain-containing protein, whose product MRGLQRFERRLEGIVSGVFARAFKGDVEPIELAAALKREIDNTARILSRDRRLVPNHFTVELSRGDHERLSAYGRTLNHELANELREHADIQRYTFSGPIELELTGHDDLPTGKFRVRSATVATPQRPQRPQPMPNDGQTVLQSVPVQTPPPAARPRTGTPQVMLEVNGRRRPVNPPGVVIGRGTDADIQINDPGVSRRHAEIRLMPEGPQGIRVVMVDLGSTNGTLVNGHRTAEAELTDGSTVRIGNTEMTLRLADEPIAQPPSNWR is encoded by the coding sequence GTGCGAGGGCTGCAGCGCTTCGAGCGACGCCTCGAGGGCATCGTCAGCGGCGTCTTCGCGCGCGCGTTCAAGGGTGATGTGGAGCCGATCGAACTGGCTGCCGCACTCAAGCGTGAGATCGACAACACCGCGAGGATCCTGTCCAGGGACCGGCGGCTGGTGCCGAACCACTTCACCGTCGAGCTGAGCCGTGGTGACCACGAGCGACTGAGTGCCTACGGGCGCACGCTCAACCACGAGCTGGCCAATGAACTCCGCGAGCACGCCGACATCCAGCGATACACGTTCTCCGGGCCGATCGAGCTCGAGCTGACCGGCCACGACGACCTGCCCACGGGCAAGTTCCGGGTCCGCAGCGCGACCGTCGCGACCCCGCAACGGCCGCAGCGCCCCCAGCCGATGCCCAACGATGGCCAGACGGTGTTGCAGAGTGTGCCCGTGCAAACTCCACCTCCCGCGGCCCGACCACGTACCGGCACCCCCCAGGTGATGCTGGAGGTGAACGGCCGCCGCCGGCCGGTGAACCCACCGGGCGTGGTGATCGGCCGGGGTACCGACGCGGACATCCAGATCAACGACCCTGGGGTTTCCCGGCGGCACGCGGAGATCCGGCTGATGCCCGAAGGCCCGCAGGGGATCCGGGTGGTCATGGTCGATCTCGGCTCGACGAACGGAACCCTGGTGAACGGCCACCGCACCGCCGAAGCGGAGCTGACGGACGGATCGACAGTGAGGATCGGGAACACCGAGATGACGTTGCGCCTCGCCGACGAGCCGATAGCCCAGCCGCCCAGCAACTGGCGGTGA
- a CDS encoding FHA domain-containing protein FhaB/FipA: MSELTLTLIKLGFLALLWMFVLSVLSVIRSDLFGAKVDARAVAPAAPMAAAKQPKAAKASKKKRGAPGKLTIADGPQAGVGATLTAEPVVIGRGSDCQIRLDDDYSSTRHARVFQSEGEWWVEDLGSTNGTYLDGQRVTRPVPAEIGGSIRIGRTTLNITK, from the coding sequence ATGTCGGAACTCACTCTCACCCTGATCAAGCTGGGTTTTCTCGCCCTGCTCTGGATGTTCGTGCTGTCGGTGCTGTCGGTGATCCGCTCCGACCTGTTCGGCGCGAAGGTCGACGCCCGCGCCGTGGCTCCGGCCGCGCCGATGGCCGCCGCGAAACAACCCAAGGCGGCCAAGGCCTCGAAGAAGAAGCGTGGCGCCCCCGGCAAGCTGACCATCGCCGACGGCCCCCAAGCCGGTGTCGGCGCCACCCTGACCGCGGAACCGGTGGTCATCGGCCGTGGCTCGGACTGCCAGATCCGGCTCGACGACGACTACTCCTCCACCAGGCACGCCCGGGTGTTCCAGTCCGAGGGTGAGTGGTGGGTGGAGGACCTGGGTTCCACCAACGGGACCTACCTGGACGGCCAGCGCGTGACCAGGCCCGTCCCGGCCGAAATCGGCGGCTCGATCCGCATCGGCCGTACGACGCTGAACATCACGAAGTAG
- a CDS encoding PP2C family protein-serine/threonine phosphatase: protein MTLSLDYAALSDVGRVRRNNEDSAYAGPNLLLLADGMGGAAAGEVASSAAVQVIRRLDKPGISGQDMIEALAGAVHRANERLSELVEEDPEREGMGSTVTALMFDGQHLGMAHLGDSRAYRMRDGRLYQLSHDHTFVQSLVDEGRISREEAFTHPHRNLILRVLDGRPDSDPDLEVLDVQAGDRLLLCSDGLPDYVTDDIIATSMAEGTPDSVVVDLITRALEAGSNDNVTCVVADVVETAGPTAPQLVGAAAELGQGGTGRPEPTIEVRRAGEGGAHAAGGAGEEDLEHLRYAPQPPRRFRWLRRLALLVVIVALIGGAGRFAYSWTQQQYFVGTDGDNVAIFQGVDEEIPGINLSHIYEVQSVLVEQLPRFRQDALDQNIQADNLTDARNIVKELQTIAAECAKADATPTPKPTPTPPRPSTPVKPTTPTTVKPSTPTPTPTPTTTPSLPSEDCGGLR from the coding sequence ATGACCTTGTCGCTCGACTATGCCGCACTGTCCGACGTCGGCCGCGTCCGCCGTAACAACGAGGACTCGGCGTATGCCGGTCCGAACCTGCTGCTGCTCGCGGACGGTATGGGCGGTGCCGCCGCGGGTGAGGTGGCCAGCTCCGCCGCCGTGCAGGTGATTCGCCGGCTGGACAAGCCGGGTATCTCCGGCCAGGACATGATCGAGGCCCTCGCCGGCGCCGTGCACCGGGCCAACGAGCGGCTGTCCGAGCTGGTCGAGGAGGACCCGGAGCGCGAGGGCATGGGTTCGACCGTGACCGCGCTGATGTTCGACGGTCAGCACCTCGGCATGGCGCATCTCGGCGACTCGCGCGCCTACCGGATGCGGGACGGCCGGCTCTACCAGCTCAGCCATGACCACACGTTCGTGCAGTCCCTGGTGGACGAGGGCCGGATCAGCCGCGAGGAGGCGTTCACCCACCCGCATCGCAACCTGATCCTGCGGGTGCTGGACGGCCGGCCCGACTCCGATCCGGACCTCGAGGTCCTCGACGTCCAGGCGGGTGACCGGCTGCTGCTTTGCAGCGACGGCCTGCCCGACTACGTCACCGACGACATCATCGCCACCTCGATGGCCGAGGGCACGCCGGACTCCGTCGTCGTCGACCTGATCACCCGCGCCCTCGAGGCCGGGTCCAACGACAACGTCACCTGTGTGGTCGCCGATGTGGTCGAGACTGCCGGCCCGACCGCTCCGCAACTGGTCGGCGCGGCCGCCGAGCTCGGCCAAGGCGGGACCGGCCGGCCCGAACCGACCATCGAGGTACGGCGAGCGGGCGAGGGTGGTGCGCATGCCGCGGGCGGTGCGGGCGAGGAGGATCTCGAGCATCTTCGGTATGCCCCGCAGCCGCCGAGGCGGTTCCGCTGGCTGCGCCGACTCGCCCTGCTGGTCGTGATCGTCGCGCTGATCGGCGGCGCCGGGCGGTTCGCCTACTCCTGGACCCAGCAGCAGTACTTCGTCGGCACCGACGGGGACAACGTCGCCATCTTCCAGGGCGTCGACGAGGAGATCCCCGGCATCAACCTCTCGCACATCTACGAGGTCCAGTCGGTGCTGGTCGAACAGCTGCCGCGGTTCCGCCAGGACGCCCTCGACCAGAACATCCAGGCCGACAACCTCACCGACGCGCGCAACATCGTCAAGGAGCTGCAGACCATCGCCGCCGAGTGCGCGAAGGCCGACGCCACCCCGACGCCCAAGCCGACGCCGACGCCCCCGCGTCCGAGCACCCCGGTTAAGCCGACGACCCCGACGACGGTGAAGCCGAGCACACCGACGCCGACCCCGACTCCGACGACCACCCCGAGCCTGCCGTCCGAAGACTGTGGTGGTCTCCGATGA
- a CDS encoding FtsW/RodA/SpoVE family cell cycle protein, with amino-acid sequence MSIASTSVIQVIPRTRRGVELFLLIIAVAVAVGAYINIGITVQGKIPASTGYYAAGIGVLALVAHITLRYKAPYADPVLLPCAVLLNGLGLAMIHRIDLAYLVRGIERSAAAPQQITWTAVGVMLFLGVILLIRDHRRLQALTYTAGLAGLILLILPLVPVLGVELKGARIWVSLFGLSFQPGEFAKVCLVIFFAGYLVVKRDVLTLAGHRFLGLDLPRARDLGPILVAWACSLGVLVFEKDLGTSLLFFGLFLTLLYVSTERIGWILIGGMLFAVGAWFAYATFGHVRVRVNTWLDPFGNIDLGGFQLVTALYGQGWGGILGRGLGEGRPELTPVSQSDFIMSSFAEELGLTGLIALILVYTLIVERGMRTALGCRDIFGKLVAVGLAMSFAVQVFVVVGGVTGLIPLTGLTTPFMSLGGTSLVANWAIIALLLRISDQARRPQTPAAPVSDETIALAVQR; translated from the coding sequence ATGAGCATCGCGTCCACGTCGGTCATCCAGGTCATCCCGCGCACCCGTCGCGGGGTGGAGCTGTTCCTGCTGATCATCGCGGTCGCCGTCGCCGTCGGGGCGTACATCAACATCGGCATCACCGTGCAGGGCAAGATCCCGGCCAGCACCGGGTACTACGCCGCCGGGATCGGCGTCCTCGCCCTGGTCGCGCACATCACGCTGCGCTACAAGGCGCCGTACGCCGATCCGGTGCTGCTGCCCTGTGCCGTGCTGCTGAACGGTCTCGGCCTGGCGATGATCCACCGGATCGACCTGGCCTACCTGGTGCGCGGCATCGAGCGGTCGGCAGCCGCGCCGCAGCAGATCACCTGGACCGCTGTCGGGGTGATGTTGTTCCTCGGCGTGATCCTGCTCATCCGTGACCACCGCCGGCTGCAGGCGCTCACCTACACGGCGGGCCTGGCCGGTCTGATCCTGCTGATCCTGCCGCTGGTGCCGGTGCTCGGTGTCGAGCTGAAGGGCGCCCGGATCTGGGTCAGCCTGTTCGGCCTGTCCTTCCAGCCGGGCGAGTTCGCCAAGGTCTGCCTGGTGATCTTCTTCGCCGGCTACCTGGTGGTGAAGCGCGACGTGCTGACCCTGGCCGGGCACCGGTTCCTCGGTCTCGACCTACCCAGAGCGCGTGACCTCGGCCCGATCCTGGTCGCCTGGGCCTGCAGCCTCGGCGTGCTGGTCTTCGAGAAGGACCTCGGCACGTCGCTGCTGTTCTTCGGCCTGTTCCTGACCCTGCTGTACGTCTCCACCGAGCGCATCGGCTGGATCCTGATCGGCGGCATGCTGTTCGCGGTCGGCGCGTGGTTCGCCTACGCCACCTTCGGGCACGTCCGGGTCCGCGTGAACACCTGGCTGGACCCGTTCGGCAACATCGACCTCGGCGGGTTCCAGCTCGTCACCGCCCTGTACGGCCAGGGCTGGGGTGGCATTCTCGGCCGAGGCCTGGGCGAGGGCCGGCCGGAACTGACACCGGTCAGCCAGAGCGACTTCATCATGTCGTCGTTCGCCGAGGAATTGGGCCTGACCGGCCTGATCGCCTTGATCCTGGTCTACACACTGATCGTGGAGCGCGGTATGCGAACCGCGCTCGGCTGCCGGGACATCTTCGGCAAGCTGGTCGCCGTCGGTCTGGCGATGAGCTTCGCGGTGCAGGTGTTCGTGGTGGTCGGCGGTGTCACCGGGCTGATCCCGCTGACCGGTCTGACCACACCGTTCATGTCTCTCGGCGGAACCTCACTGGTGGCGAACTGGGCGATCATCGCCCTGCTGCTGAGGATCAGTGACCAGGCCCGGCGGCCCCAGACTCCCGCGGCGCCGGTCTCCGACGAAACGATCGCCCTGGCGGTGCAGCGATGA
- a CDS encoding peptidoglycan D,D-transpeptidase FtsI family protein, with amino-acid sequence MNKAIRRMAVAAIILMLALMANSTYIQAFRAEELNAKNGNRRVTDSQFSVNRGPITVGNGNTPIAESKPSDDRYEYQRTYPGRGDYAHLTGYYSFVFGRSAIEQSQNAALNGSDPSMAFRRVMDVVTNKRQRGATVKLTINPSAQAAAISGLKGKKGAVVAIDPKTGRILASVSLPSYDPNRLAGHDVKTVQEAWEQLNADKDKPMLNRAERELYPPGSTFKLVTAAAALSSGKYTPESQVDSPAVLNLPQTTATLPNQNGQNCGGSNRATILVALRKSCNTAFGVLGMELGAEALREQAEKFGFGERHLPEIGAVASRFPDDPNAPQVAQSAIGQFDVRSTPLQMAMVAAGIANKGEVMKPYLVSEITTEGLKKISETKPESLHQAVTPEVAEQLNRMMVDVVANGTGQPARIDGVEVAGKTGTAQTSPERPPYAWFVSYAPASDPQVAVAVVVEDAGVRRDDISGGQLAAPIAKDVMEAVLNRR; translated from the coding sequence ATGAACAAGGCAATCCGACGTATGGCCGTGGCCGCGATCATCCTGATGCTCGCGCTGATGGCCAACTCGACGTACATCCAGGCCTTCCGGGCCGAGGAGCTGAACGCGAAGAACGGCAACCGCCGGGTCACCGACTCGCAGTTCTCGGTGAACCGCGGGCCGATCACCGTCGGCAACGGCAACACGCCCATCGCGGAGAGCAAGCCGAGCGACGATCGGTACGAGTACCAGCGCACGTATCCCGGCCGCGGCGACTACGCCCACCTGACCGGGTACTACTCCTTCGTCTTCGGCCGATCCGCCATCGAGCAGTCCCAGAACGCCGCCTTGAACGGTTCGGACCCGTCGATGGCGTTCCGCCGGGTGATGGACGTCGTCACCAACAAGCGCCAGCGCGGTGCCACGGTCAAGCTGACGATCAACCCGTCGGCCCAGGCCGCCGCGATCAGCGGGCTGAAGGGCAAAAAGGGCGCGGTGGTCGCGATCGACCCGAAGACCGGCAGGATCCTCGCCAGCGTCTCGCTGCCGTCGTACGACCCGAATCGCTTGGCCGGTCACGACGTGAAGACGGTCCAGGAAGCCTGGGAACAGCTCAACGCGGACAAGGACAAGCCGATGCTGAACCGGGCCGAGCGCGAGCTCTACCCGCCGGGTTCGACGTTCAAGCTCGTCACAGCCGCGGCGGCGCTGTCCAGCGGGAAGTACACCCCGGAGAGCCAGGTCGACTCGCCCGCCGTGCTGAACCTGCCGCAGACCACGGCCACCCTGCCCAACCAGAACGGCCAGAACTGCGGCGGCAGCAACCGGGCGACGATCCTGGTCGCGCTGCGCAAGTCCTGCAACACCGCGTTCGGCGTGCTCGGCATGGAGCTCGGCGCCGAGGCGCTGCGCGAGCAGGCCGAGAAGTTCGGCTTCGGTGAGCGGCACCTGCCGGAGATCGGCGCGGTCGCCAGCCGGTTCCCGGACGACCCGAACGCTCCGCAGGTCGCACAGTCCGCGATCGGCCAGTTCGACGTCCGGTCCACGCCGTTGCAGATGGCGATGGTGGCGGCCGGGATCGCGAACAAGGGCGAGGTGATGAAGCCGTACCTCGTCAGCGAGATCACCACCGAGGGCCTGAAGAAGATCTCGGAGACCAAGCCCGAGTCGCTGCACCAGGCGGTCACCCCCGAGGTGGCCGAGCAGCTGAACCGGATGATGGTCGACGTCGTCGCCAACGGCACCGGTCAGCCGGCCCGCATCGACGGGGTCGAGGTGGCCGGCAAGACCGGGACCGCGCAGACCTCGCCCGAGCGCCCGCCGTACGCCTGGTTCGTCTCCTACGCGCCGGCGAGCGATCCGCAGGTGGCGGTCGCCGTCGTAGTCGAGGACGCAGGCGTCCGCCGGGACGACATCTCCGGCGGCCAACTCGCGGCGCCGATCGCCAAGGACGTGATGGAAGCGGTGCTGAACCGACGATGA
- the pknB gene encoding Stk1 family PASTA domain-containing Ser/Thr kinase, whose translation MNSQARLVGGRYEEGDPLGRGGMADVRKGVDNRLGRTVAIKRLRVDLASDSTFQARFRREAQSAASLNHPTIVSVYDTGEEPDPNGSGITIPYIVMEYVAGKTLRDLIREGRKIMPERALELTSGVLEALDYSHRAGIVHRDIKPGNVMITPQGQVKVMDFGIARAIADTSSTMTQTAAVIGTAQYLSPEQARGETVDARSDLYSTGCLLYELLTGRPPFVGESPVSVAYQHVREEPLPPSSFDPEIPPEIDAVVLKALTKNRDHRYQSANEMRQDIHRVLAGQQVTAPMAPVGASAETRAIPAATMVAPGAGGPGTGLGGPRPGNDLMGPDDRDPMSAAARRNRGLAFFLLGLAIVAVAIGGYLVYKNANDGKAGGGTTPDPSGTTSQVAQVKVPSLITMTIPQATKALSDLGLTVGTTTAVANSSFKVGTVMSQDPIATTLVEPNTPVNLTYSAGEQTYSVPDVIGNMEEEARTKIENVPNANFNVKVEQKDAADKKGTVLDVSPDTSKRYKGGTTFTLTVSTGAVKVDVPSVVGDSQEQAEKKLREAGLVPVAEEQESADVEAGKVISQTPADGQATRGSQVKIYIAVEPEGEPSPTPTPTGPGITITPPGGGTGWGRGNGSGEE comes from the coding sequence ATGAACTCGCAGGCACGTCTCGTCGGCGGTCGCTACGAAGAAGGCGATCCGCTGGGGCGAGGGGGGATGGCCGATGTCCGCAAGGGTGTCGACAACCGGCTGGGGCGAACGGTCGCGATCAAGCGGCTGCGCGTCGACCTGGCCAGCGATTCGACCTTCCAGGCGCGGTTCCGGCGAGAGGCCCAGTCGGCCGCCTCGCTGAACCACCCGACCATCGTCTCGGTCTACGACACCGGCGAGGAGCCCGACCCGAACGGCTCCGGCATCACGATCCCCTACATCGTGATGGAGTACGTCGCGGGCAAAACCCTGCGGGACCTGATCCGCGAAGGCCGCAAGATCATGCCCGAGCGCGCGCTGGAGCTGACCTCCGGCGTACTGGAGGCCCTCGACTACAGCCACCGGGCCGGCATCGTGCACCGCGACATCAAACCCGGCAACGTGATGATCACGCCGCAGGGCCAGGTCAAGGTGATGGACTTCGGCATCGCCCGCGCCATCGCGGACACCTCGTCCACGATGACCCAGACGGCGGCCGTGATCGGCACCGCGCAGTACCTGTCGCCCGAGCAGGCCCGCGGCGAGACCGTGGACGCCCGCTCCGACCTGTACTCGACCGGTTGTCTGCTGTACGAACTGCTGACCGGGCGGCCGCCGTTCGTCGGCGAATCGCCGGTGTCGGTCGCCTACCAGCACGTGCGGGAAGAGCCGCTGCCGCCGTCGTCGTTCGACCCGGAGATCCCGCCGGAGATCGACGCGGTGGTGCTGAAGGCGCTGACCAAGAACCGCGACCATCGCTACCAGAGCGCCAACGAGATGCGCCAGGACATCCACCGGGTGCTGGCCGGCCAGCAGGTCACCGCCCCGATGGCGCCCGTGGGTGCGTCCGCGGAGACCCGCGCGATCCCCGCCGCGACGATGGTGGCGCCGGGTGCCGGTGGTCCCGGCACGGGTCTGGGTGGACCGCGTCCGGGTAACGACCTGATGGGCCCGGACGACCGCGACCCGATGAGCGCGGCGGCCCGGCGGAACCGTGGACTCGCGTTCTTCCTGCTCGGCCTGGCGATCGTGGCCGTGGCGATCGGCGGTTACCTGGTCTACAAGAACGCCAACGACGGGAAGGCCGGTGGCGGCACCACCCCGGACCCGTCGGGCACCACCTCACAGGTCGCCCAGGTGAAGGTGCCGAGCCTGATCACCATGACCATTCCGCAGGCCACCAAAGCGCTCAGCGACCTTGGCCTCACGGTCGGCACGACGACGGCCGTGGCCAACAGCTCGTTCAAGGTGGGCACGGTGATGTCGCAGGATCCGATCGCGACCACGCTGGTCGAACCGAATACGCCGGTGAACCTGACCTACTCGGCCGGAGAGCAGACGTACAGTGTCCCGGACGTGATCGGCAACATGGAGGAAGAGGCACGCACCAAGATCGAAAACGTGCCGAACGCGAACTTCAACGTCAAGGTCGAGCAGAAGGACGCCGCGGACAAGAAGGGCACCGTGCTGGACGTCTCGCCGGACACCAGCAAGCGCTACAAGGGCGGTACGACGTTCACGCTGACGGTCTCGACCGGTGCGGTGAAGGTCGACGTGCCGAGCGTGGTCGGCGATAGCCAGGAGCAGGCGGAGAAGAAGCTGCGTGAGGCCGGCCTGGTGCCGGTGGCGGAGGAGCAGGAGAGCGCAGACGTCGAGGCCGGCAAGGTGATCAGCCAGACGCCCGCCGACGGTCAGGCCACCCGCGGCTCGCAGGTGAAGATCTACATCGCGGTCGAGCCCGAGGGTGAGCCGTCGCCCACACCGACGCCGACCGGCCCCGGGATCACCATCACCCCGCCGGGTGGCGGTACCGGCTGGGGCCGCGGCAACGGCAGCGGCGAGGAGTAA
- a CDS encoding aminodeoxychorismate/anthranilate synthase component II, which produces MPRILVVDNYDSFVYNLVQYLQQLEAETTVLRNDEVTPEEAATYDGVLLSPGPGTPEEAGACVDIVRESSGQVPIFGVCLGLQAIGVAFGGVVGRADELLHGKTSLVYHEGAGVLAGLPSPFTATRYHSLAIAQDTVPEVLDVTGRTEAGIIMAARHRDLPIEGVQFHPESVLTEGGHRMLANWLTQCGDEGAVARSAGMAPVVS; this is translated from the coding sequence ATGCCCCGGATCCTTGTCGTCGACAATTACGACTCCTTCGTCTACAACCTGGTCCAGTACCTCCAGCAGCTCGAGGCGGAGACGACCGTGCTGCGCAACGACGAGGTGACCCCCGAAGAGGCCGCGACGTACGACGGGGTGCTGCTTTCGCCGGGCCCGGGCACGCCCGAGGAGGCCGGCGCCTGCGTCGACATCGTTCGCGAGTCGTCGGGCCAGGTGCCGATCTTCGGGGTCTGCCTTGGTCTGCAGGCGATCGGCGTGGCCTTCGGCGGGGTCGTCGGCCGCGCGGATGAGCTGCTGCACGGCAAGACGAGCCTGGTATACCACGAGGGTGCCGGTGTGCTCGCGGGGTTGCCGAGCCCGTTCACCGCGACCCGGTACCACTCGCTCGCGATCGCGCAGGACACCGTGCCCGAGGTGCTGGACGTGACCGGCCGGACCGAGGCGGGCATCATCATGGCCGCCCGGCACCGCGATCTGCCCATCGAGGGCGTCCAGTTCCACCCGGAGTCGGTGCTCACCGAGGGCGGTCACCGGATGCTCGCCAACTGGCTCACCCAGTGCGGCGACGAAGGCGCGGTCGCTCGCTCCGCGGGCATGGCACCAGTCGTCAGCTGA